A stretch of DNA from Acidobacteriota bacterium:
TCTTTGGCAGCTTGGCGAGGCGGACTTTCTCAACCAAGCTGAGTTTTTCGAGCGTCCAGATGCCGTACCAGTTAATGTCGAGTTCGTACCAGGCCAGCCCGTGCCGCGCCGCTGCCGGATGCGCGTGATGGTTGTTGTGCCAGCCTTCGCCGAAAGTCATCAAGGCCACCCACAAGTTATTGCGCGAATCGTCGCCCGTGTCGAAGCGGCGGCGTCCCCACACGTGCGCCGCCGAATTGACCAAACACGTGGCATGCCAGGAAAACACCACGCGCACGCAAACGCCCCACAACACGAATTGCCATCCGCCCAGCCAATACAAAAGAGCCGCCAGGAAAACTTGTGGAACATAATTCCAGCGCGAAATCCATTGATGAAAGCGATCTTTGTACAAATCCGGCACGGTGCGGGCATGGATTTGAATCTGGTTATGGTCGGAAACGCCATTGGTAATCCAACCCATGTGCGCCCACCAGAATCCGTGTCGCGGCGAATGCGGATCGGCTTCGCGTTCGGTGTTGGCGTGATGAATGCGATGGTTGGCGCACCAGGGAATCGGACCTCCTTGCAGAGCCAGTGCGCCGCACAGAGTCAGAAAGTATTCGACCGGTTTTGACGTTTTGAAGCCTCGATGCGTCAGCAAACGGTGGTAACCGATGCCGATGCCCAGGCTGCCCGCAAACCACCACATGAAAACGGCGACGCCCAAGGCCAGCCAACTGAAATCAAACAGCGCCGCAATCGCACCTACATGAAACAAGGCCATAAACAAAGTCATCGGCCAGTTGATCGGATTTTGGTGGTGCTGAAATGTTGCTTCGTTTTGCATGACACCTCAAAAAATTATGGAATGACTTTGACCTGCTCGCCGTCCACGATCAATGCTGCGCCGGAAACAATCACGCGTTCGCCGAGCGTGACGCCATCTGTGACGGCAATCGTATTGCCGTAAGCTTCGCCAAGTTTGACCAATCGTTGTTTGGCGAATTGTTTGCCGCCTTCGTCCGTGACCACGTTTACGGCGTAGCTTTCAGGGTTTTGTTTTGGCCGCACAATCGCATTGATCGGAATGACCGTAACAGGGGCGGCGGATTTTTTTGATGGCAACGACAGCGAAGCAATCATTCCCAATCGTAATTGATTGGGCGGATGTGGAATTGTCGCTTCCACGTCAAAGACGCGGCTTTTCGGGTCGGCGGCGGGCGAAATGCGCGAGACCCAGCCCTTGAATTCCATTCCGGGAATGGCTTCCGTGGTGAAGGTCAGCGGTTGGCCGATGCCAATGTTTTGCAGGGATAAATCCGGCAACCCGAAGGATGCTTTGACCGACGCTTTGTCCGCGACGACAAACACCGGGCGACCCGGAGCCGCCAACCCGCCGGGTTCGATCAGTCGTTTCAAGATGTAACAATCCATCGGCGCGATGAGGGCGGCGTCTCTTCCGGCGAGCTTCGCTTCGCC
This window harbors:
- a CDS encoding fatty acid desaturase; its protein translation is MQNEATFQHHQNPINWPMTLFMALFHVGAIAALFDFSWLALGVAVFMWWFAGSLGIGIGYHRLLTHRGFKTSKPVEYFLTLCGALALQGGPIPWCANHRIHHANTEREADPHSPRHGFWWAHMGWITNGVSDHNQIQIHARTVPDLYKDRFHQWISRWNYVPQVFLAALLYWLGGWQFVLWGVCVRVVFSWHATCLVNSAAHVWGRRRFDTGDDSRNNLWVALMTFGEGWHNNHHAHPAAARHGLAWYELDINWYGIWTLEKLSLVEKVRLAKLPKKPTHPEEKCETLPSPIIAKTQ
- a CDS encoding efflux RND transporter periplasmic adaptor subunit produces the protein MNTNLRCVIGMSFCLAVTVSCRKAESYQIPVKPVQVQEVQSYSPGSASTEGERYSANILPASQNELAFKFGGYVSEITQIRGIDHRLRTIQEGDTVAKGTVLARLRSDDFTSKIKQAEAQLAEAQSTTETNRAQLAEAEAALKQSERDLERATKLLEARSLTRPEFEGAKTKFELAQARVEAVRSQANVIQAKISGAQALLGEAKLAGRDAALIAPMDCYILKRLIEPGGLAAPGRPVFVVADKASVKASFGLPDLSLQNIGIGQPLTFTTEAIPGMEFKGWVSRISPAADPKSRVFDVEATIPHPPNQLRLGMIASLSLPSKKSAAPVTVIPINAIVRPKQNPESYAVNVVTDEGGKQFAKQRLVKLGEAYGNTIAVTDGVTLGERVIVSGAALIVDGEQVKVIP